One Oryza glaberrima chromosome 10, OglaRS2, whole genome shotgun sequence DNA segment encodes these proteins:
- the LOC127752952 gene encoding cytochrome P450 98A1-like isoform X1: MDTPALLPLALALVAIPIAILLFNRIRRGRLPPGPRAWPVVGNLFDIHPVRCRCFMEWAGKYGPIMTVWLGTSPTVVVSTSELAREVLKNNDQQLADRPRNRSSERFSRGGVDLIWADYGPHYIKVRKLCNLELFAPRRMEALRPIREDEVTAMVESIYRAITAPGEEGKPMVMRKHLSMVAFNNITRLTFGKRFIDAAGELDEQGSELKAIVNNGIKIGASLTIAEHIRVLRWLNPVDEELYNAHSARRDRFTRRIMDEHARELERHGAKQHFVDALFTLRDKYDLSDDTVIGLLWDMITAGTDTTVITVEWAMAELVRNPRVQMKAQEELDRVIGHGRVMLEADIPNLPYLQAVVKESFRLHPPTPLMLPHKASTSVKIAGYDVPKDASVVVNVWAVARDPGVWDNPLEYRPERFLEESIDIKGSDYRVLPFGAGRRVCPGAQLGISLVASMIGHLLHQFTWALPDGTRPEDLDMMESPGLVTFMATPLQVVAMPRLDKEELFKRVPVDMS, encoded by the exons ATGGACACCCCGGCGTTGCTCCCGTTGGCGCTTGCTCTCGTTGCCATTCCAATCGCCATCCTCCTCTTCAACCGGATCCGCCGCGGCAGGCTGCCCCCCGGGCCCCGGGCGTGGCCGGTGGTGGGCAACCTGTTCGACATCCATCCAGTGCGGTGCCGATGCTTCATGGAGTGGGCGGGGAAGTACGGGCCCATCATGACGGTGTGGCTGGGCACGTCGCCGACGGTGGTGGTGTCGACGTCGGAGCTAGCCAGGGAGGTGCTCAAGAACAACGACCAGCAGCTCGCGGACCGCCCGCGGAACCGCTCGTCGGAGCGGTtcagccgcggcggcgtggacctCATCTGGGCAGACTACGGTCCGCACTACATCAAGGTGCGTAAGCTGTGCAACCTGGAGCTCTTTGCGCCGCGTCGGATGGAGGCTCTCAGGCCCATCCGTGAGGACGAGGTCACTGCCATGGTAGAGTCCATCTACAGAGCCATCACTGCTCCTG GTGAAGAAGGGAAGCCCATGGTGATGCGGAAGCACCTGTCAATGGTGGCCTTTAACAACATCACGCGGCTGACCTTCGGGAAGCGGTTCATAGATGCCGCTGGCGAGTTGGACGAGCAAGGGAGCGAGCTGAAGGCGATTGTGAACAACGGGATCAAGATCGGCGCGTCACTGACCATCGCAGAGCACATCCGGGTGCTGCGGTGGCTGAACCCGGTGGACGAGGAGCTCTATAACGCCCACAGCGCAAGGCGAGACCGCTTCACCAGGCGGATCATGGACGAGCATGCCCGTGAGCTCGAGCGTCACGGTGCCAAACAGCACTTCGTCGACGCCCTTTTCACCCTCAGGGACAAGTACGACCTCAGCGACGACACCGTCATCGGCCTCCTCTGGGATATGATTACCGCCGGCACGGACACGACGGTGATAACGGTGGAGTGGGCGATGGCGGAGCTGGTGAGGAATCCAAGGGTGCAGATGAAGGCGCAAGAGGAGCTGGACCGCGTCATCGGCCACGGTCGCGTCATGTTGGAGGCAGACATCCCGAACTTGCCCTACCTGCAGGCCGTCGTGAAGGAGTCGTTCCGGCTGCACCCACCGACGCCGCTGATGCTCCCGCACAAGGCCAGCACCAGCGTCAAGATCGCCGGCTACGATGTCCCAAAGGACGCCAGCGTCGTCGTCAACGTGTGGGCCGTAGCACGTGACCCCGGTGTCTGGGACAACCCGCTCGAGTACCGGCCGGAGCGGTTCCTCGAAGAGAGCATTGACATCAAGGGCAGCGACTACCGCGTCCTCCCCTTCGGCGCTGGCCGTCGGGTGTGCCCCGGCGCGCAGCTCGGGATCAGCCTCGTAGCATCCATGATCGGCCACCTGCTGCACCAGTTCACATGGGCGCTGCCAGACGGGACACGGCCGGAGGACCTCGACATGATGGAGTCCCCAGGGCTCGTCACCTTCATGGCAACGCCGTTGCAGGTTGTTGCCATGCCACGCCTCGACAAGGAGGAGCTGTTCAAGCGAGTGCCAGTCGACATGTCCTGA
- the LOC127752952 gene encoding cytochrome P450 98A1-like isoform X2, with protein MLHGVGGEVRAHHDGVAGHVADGGGVDVGASQGGAQEQRPAARGPPAEPLVGAVQPRRRGPHLGRLRSALHQGEEGKPMVMRKHLSMVAFNNITRLTFGKRFIDAAGELDEQGSELKAIVNNGIKIGASLTIAEHIRVLRWLNPVDEELYNAHSARRDRFTRRIMDEHARELERHGAKQHFVDALFTLRDKYDLSDDTVIGLLWDMITAGTDTTVITVEWAMAELVRNPRVQMKAQEELDRVIGHGRVMLEADIPNLPYLQAVVKESFRLHPPTPLMLPHKASTSVKIAGYDVPKDASVVVNVWAVARDPGVWDNPLEYRPERFLEESIDIKGSDYRVLPFGAGRRVCPGAQLGISLVASMIGHLLHQFTWALPDGTRPEDLDMMESPGLVTFMATPLQVVAMPRLDKEELFKRVPVDMS; from the exons ATGCTTCATGGAGTGGGCGGGGAAGTACGGGCCCATCATGACGGTGTGGCTGGGCACGTCGCCGACGGTGGTGGTGTCGACGTCGGAGCTAGCCAGGGAGGTGCTCAAGAACAACGACCAGCAGCTCGCGGACCGCCCGCGGAACCGCTCGTCGGAGCGGTtcagccgcggcggcgtggacctCATCTGGGCAGACTACGGTCCGCACTACATCAAG GTGAAGAAGGGAAGCCCATGGTGATGCGGAAGCACCTGTCAATGGTGGCCTTTAACAACATCACGCGGCTGACCTTCGGGAAGCGGTTCATAGATGCCGCTGGCGAGTTGGACGAGCAAGGGAGCGAGCTGAAGGCGATTGTGAACAACGGGATCAAGATCGGCGCGTCACTGACCATCGCAGAGCACATCCGGGTGCTGCGGTGGCTGAACCCGGTGGACGAGGAGCTCTATAACGCCCACAGCGCAAGGCGAGACCGCTTCACCAGGCGGATCATGGACGAGCATGCCCGTGAGCTCGAGCGTCACGGTGCCAAACAGCACTTCGTCGACGCCCTTTTCACCCTCAGGGACAAGTACGACCTCAGCGACGACACCGTCATCGGCCTCCTCTGGGATATGATTACCGCCGGCACGGACACGACGGTGATAACGGTGGAGTGGGCGATGGCGGAGCTGGTGAGGAATCCAAGGGTGCAGATGAAGGCGCAAGAGGAGCTGGACCGCGTCATCGGCCACGGTCGCGTCATGTTGGAGGCAGACATCCCGAACTTGCCCTACCTGCAGGCCGTCGTGAAGGAGTCGTTCCGGCTGCACCCACCGACGCCGCTGATGCTCCCGCACAAGGCCAGCACCAGCGTCAAGATCGCCGGCTACGATGTCCCAAAGGACGCCAGCGTCGTCGTCAACGTGTGGGCCGTAGCACGTGACCCCGGTGTCTGGGACAACCCGCTCGAGTACCGGCCGGAGCGGTTCCTCGAAGAGAGCATTGACATCAAGGGCAGCGACTACCGCGTCCTCCCCTTCGGCGCTGGCCGTCGGGTGTGCCCCGGCGCGCAGCTCGGGATCAGCCTCGTAGCATCCATGATCGGCCACCTGCTGCACCAGTTCACATGGGCGCTGCCAGACGGGACACGGCCGGAGGACCTCGACATGATGGAGTCCCCAGGGCTCGTCACCTTCATGGCAACGCCGTTGCAGGTTGTTGCCATGCCACGCCTCGACAAGGAGGAGCTGTTCAAGCGAGTGCCAGTCGACATGTCCTGA